The Solanum lycopersicum chromosome 9, SLM_r2.1 genome window below encodes:
- the LOC138338457 gene encoding uncharacterized protein: MTTQVDLGMVPRVNVVENIMTSRLKDFVRMNPPIFLGSKVGEDPEEFLDGVYWVLSAMGVTSREKEELASYQLRDVSQIWYTNWKDNRPEESVPIEWKEFKKAFLCMYFPCERRESKVEEFINLKHGNMSVEEYPLKFSMLSRYAPYLLSNPRDEMSQFCDVCGRSS, translated from the coding sequence ATGACTACTCAAGTGGATTTGGGTATGGTGCCTAGGGTGAATGTTGTGGAGAACATTATGACATCTAGGTTGAaagactttgtgaggatgaatcctcctatctttcttggatctaaggtgggagaggatcccgaAGAGTTCCTAGATGGAGTGTACTGGGTGTTGAGTGCTATgggggttacatctagggagaagGAGGAGTTGGCTTCAtatcaattgagggatgtttctcaaatatggtaCACTAATTGGAAGGACAATAGGCCAGAGGAGTCGGTTCCTATTGAGTGGAAAGAATTTAAGAAAGCTTTTCTTTGTATGTACTTTCCCTGTGAGAGGAGAGAATctaaggtagaggagtttatcaatctaaAGCACGGCAATATGAGTGTCGAGGAATACCCTTTGAAGTTCTCAATGTTATCTAGATATGCCCCATATCTTCTATCAAATccaagggatgaaatgagtcaaTTTTGTGATGTGTGTGGCCGATCTAGTTAG
- the LOC138338458 gene encoding uncharacterized protein, with the protein MKKMIVSKAYDHSNRVKLLGFQFKDSHIVEKILVTVPKRVEATINTLENTKNLSNITLAELLNSLQAQEERKVIREDGIRDGALVVKNEESGRLKNKNNKKNQPINGEGEASYNNKSKKGSVKGNYLLCKHYGKNVHAPYKCWKRRDAKFSKYNQLGHEAIICKSKFKQRDTDAQIVNVQEEDQLFVASCFAGNISTEASPIDRGFIKHMTHDKDLLKDLKPTRVTKVIIDHGDFISVKGI; encoded by the exons atgaagaagatgattgtATCAAAG GCTTATGACCATAGCAACAGAGTAAAATTACTTGGTTTTCAGTTTAAAGACTCGCATATTGTTGAAAAGATTCTGGTTACTGTACCTAAAAGAGTTGAAGCCACAATTAACACTTTGGAGAATACCAAGAATTTGTCAAATATCACTTTGGCGGAATTATTGAATTCCTTGCAGGCTCAAGAAGAAAGAAAGGTTATAAGAGAAGATGGAATTAGAGATGGAGCATTGGTGGTCAAGAATGAAGAGAGtggaagattaaaaaataaaaacaataagaagAACCAACCAATAAATGGAGAAGGAGAAGCTAGCTACAACAACAAAAGCAAAAAAGGTAGCGTTAAAGGAAACTATCTTCTTTGTAAGCATTATGGAAAAAATGTGCACGCGCCATATAAGTGTTGGAAAAGGCGGGATGCTAAATTCAGTAAGTATAACCAACTAGGGCATGAAGCAATTATTTGTAAGAGTAAATTCAAGCAACGAGACACAGACGCACAGATTGTTAATGTACAGGAAGAGGATCAACTCTTTGTGGCATCGTGTTTTGCAGGCAATATTTCAACTGAGGCTTCGCCGATTGATAGAGGATTCATAAAACATATGACTCATGACAAAGATCTCTTAAAAGATTTGAAGCCTACTAGAGTTACAAAAGTTATAATAGATCATGGCGATTTTATTTCGGTAAAAGGAATATGA